The sequence CATTAATGGGACCAAAGATCTCATCTACTTTCCCAATCTGAGTCTTGTTCTGTAGGTAGATTGGGGCATTAAAGTGAGGGATTTTCTCTTGGCAGAGCTTGGTCACAGCATCACCCTCAGAAGCATGAACAAACGTTGCAACTTCTGTTATAACCCAACGAAAGAAAGAAACTTTGTCATAACGAATAACTTCACAAAGTTTATACCTTTAACTTAAAGATGACTCTAACAAAGGGATAAGACTAATTTGTCAAAGGTGACAACTTTTGTTAATAAAGACTTCTGCTTGAGCTGTAAAGTGAGAGCGAAACCAAGAGAGGAGAGAAAACGAACCTACGACTTGGTCGGGAGGTCCTTCGTCGCGCCAgccacctccaccaccaccaccaaagcGGCCACCTCCACGATTAAAACGTCCGCCACcatctcttcctcctcttcctctgaAGCTTCCGCCGCCACGTGGTGGTCTCatcttttggttttttttactttctactGCGCTCTGCTTCTCGCTCaatagggtttaaggttttaatTGTCGAGGTGACTACTTGTTCACAATAATGATAAAAAAGGGTGCGACTAGGGTTTTGAGCAATCACAAACCGGTTACAACTAAACCGGGAATTGAACCGTGCATCGAACCAGACAGGTTAAAAGGCTTTTAACGAGTTGACATATTTTGGTAGGCTTGCTTGTAAACTAGGCCTAGGCGTGCAGATCTTCGGGTTGGGTTTTCGAGTCGGTCCTCGGGTCCTTTCGAATACGGGTATGGTTTGAGTTATTCagattttagatattttgaCATAACTAAGTATTTggaaaattttggttttaggTAGAATCTGGGATTCAGGTAGACAATTTTATGCATGTAATAAACCTGTAATATTCTGATACAAGTGGTTTCGGTTATGTTTCGAATTTTTAGAtacttttttgtattttttaatgttttcggGTCATTTTTTGTGGTTTAAggtttttttatgtatttttgacCGTCTGTTTATAATTTCTTGatcttttggatattttttatatgttttaatacttTTGGATTGGTTATTTCGTAATTTTTTGGATCTATTTTATAAGTTTTGAGTACAATTCAGATATATTTCACCTAATTTATGGGTTTTAGATCTGACCAGAACTGAACCCTAGATCCGGTAGGATAAAAGTGgacttaaattttataatttacccTAATTTCTACTgcatatatatagtaatattaCACCCAAAATTTACTATATACATGCAGTAGATATTCAAGTAAAGTTATTAAAATTTGGATCCATTGTTACCCGACCGGATCTAGAGTTCAGTTCGGATCAGATTCAAAACCCACCGATTCTTCTTAATGAAACTTTATGGGATAAATGACATTATCCGTAaccgaacaaaaaaaattcggGTCTTTCCGACAAAAAGCCCATGCCGCCTTTTGTAGACtacatagaatttttttttgttgttgctatAACCAAACTATTATTACATGTATGTATACTTGTGTTTATGCAATGCATATTGAAGAGTATAGATTCAATAATTTGAGCTAAGTAGCTCCATTATTAGTATACGTAAATCCAAATCCAAACTCTGCATagcctatatatatattcaagta is a genomic window of Brassica napus cultivar Da-Ae chromosome A2, Da-Ae, whole genome shotgun sequence containing:
- the LOC106379219 gene encoding putative H/ACA ribonucleoprotein complex subunit 1-like protein 1 — translated: MRPPRGGGSFRGRGGRDGGGRFNRGGGRFGGGGGGGWRDEGPPDQVVEVATFVHASEGDAVTKLCQEKIPHFNAPIYLQNKTQIGKVDEIFGPINESLFSIKMMEGIVATSYTEGDKFYINPLKLMPLAKFLPQPKGQSTGVRGRGRGTSRGRGGFSTRGASRGRGGFSSFRGAPRGRGGFSRGRGRGGY